The following are from one region of the Candidatus Kinetoplastibacterium crithidii genome:
- a CDS encoding ThiF family adenylyltransferase, whose amino-acid sequence MKENIDVNLTRRFSGVVRLYNEKLFDFFRNSHVAVIGVGGVGSWAVEALARTGVGNITMVDLDNISESNINRQIHALSSTIGKTKIFTMAERILEINPSCHIVCKEEFITSDNINSILSDEYNIIIDCIDQVASKLAIVFFSMSKKIPLLLCGAAGGKTDPFSLKYGDISLAKYDSLLSSLRYKIRKDSRFLNLLKNSCSSNRFPRKFGLNALWFEQHTVYPNNCSKTDFQHGLACSGYGSIVTSTASMGFAASSIAISIIEEEFCIKNSS is encoded by the coding sequence ATGAAAGAAAATATTGATGTTAATTTGACTAGAAGATTTAGTGGCGTAGTTAGATTATATAATGAGAAGCTTTTTGATTTTTTTAGGAACTCTCATGTTGCTGTTATAGGTGTTGGAGGAGTAGGATCATGGGCTGTAGAAGCATTAGCCAGGACAGGTGTTGGGAATATTACGATGGTAGATTTAGATAACATATCTGAATCTAATATTAATAGGCAGATTCATGCTTTAAGTTCTACTATAGGGAAAACAAAAATTTTTACAATGGCAGAACGTATATTAGAAATAAATCCATCGTGTCATATAGTTTGTAAAGAGGAATTTATTACATCAGATAATATTAATAGTATTTTATCAGATGAATATAATATTATTATAGATTGTATAGATCAAGTTGCGTCAAAATTAGCAATAGTATTTTTTTCAATGAGTAAAAAAATTCCATTATTGTTATGTGGGGCTGCTGGAGGAAAAACGGATCCCTTTTCTCTTAAGTATGGTGATATTTCTTTGGCTAAATATGATTCTCTTTTATCATCATTAAGATATAAAATTCGTAAAGATAGTAGGTTTTTAAACTTACTGAAAAACAGTTGTTCTAGCAATAGATTTCCTAGGAAATTTGGCTTAAATGCTTTGTGGTTTGAACAACATACTGTGTACCCTAATAACTGTTCTAAAACAGATTTTCAGCATGGACTTGCATGTTCAGGATATGGATCTATTGTGACATCAACGGCCTCTATGGGTTTTGCTGCTTCTAGTATAGCTATTAGTATTATTGAGGAGGAATTCTGTATAAAAAATTCTAGTTAA
- the pdxH gene encoding pyridoxamine 5'-phosphate oxidase: MSNISNLRQNYYKNQIIEENLLKSPFDQFSLWFSDAVDNKIYEPNTMILSTVNEKLQPSSRILLLKNFDNNGFVFYTNYKSRKGLDLTNNPKACLLFFWPTLERQIRIEGIVNKISATESDEYFKSRPLGSKIGAWASIQSEQIASRKILEDKEKYFQNRFGDNPPRPDYWGGYNLKPSYFEFWQGRPSRLHDRIAYILENDNYWIINRLSP, encoded by the coding sequence ATGTCAAACATATCAAATCTACGCCAAAACTATTATAAAAACCAAATAATAGAAGAAAATCTATTGAAATCTCCTTTTGATCAATTTAGTTTATGGTTCTCAGATGCTGTAGATAATAAAATATATGAACCTAATACAATGATTTTAAGCACAGTAAATGAAAAATTACAACCATCTTCTAGAATATTATTGTTAAAAAACTTTGATAATAACGGCTTTGTTTTTTATACTAACTATAAATCTCGCAAAGGTTTAGATTTAACAAATAATCCTAAAGCTTGTTTACTTTTCTTTTGGCCTACTTTAGAGCGTCAAATTAGAATAGAAGGAATTGTTAATAAAATTTCTGCTACAGAATCTGATGAATATTTTAAAAGCCGTCCATTAGGCTCTAAGATTGGAGCATGGGCTTCTATTCAGAGTGAACAAATTGCAAGTCGTAAAATACTCGAAGATAAAGAAAAGTATTTTCAAAATAGATTTGGTGATAATCCTCCAAGACCTGACTATTGGGGTGGCTATAATTTAAAACCATCATACTTTGAATTCTGGCAAGGAAGACCTTCTAGGCTACATGATAGAATTGCATATATTCTGGAAAATGATAACTACTGGATCATCAACAGACTATCTCCATAA
- a CDS encoding flavin reductase family protein, translated as MEEKLRKSFGKYVTGVAIVSTNFNDKAVGLTINSFSSLSLDPAMVIWNLSVKSSAKNIFTNCNNYVIQILSNQQIHLAKIFSKKNIFERFDTVKKIMSPSGTFMINDNFTAWFDCYNYKQYVEGDHIIMIGKVEYLFYSELNPLIFYNGRLNENFNS; from the coding sequence ATGGAAGAAAAATTACGCAAATCATTTGGAAAATATGTTACTGGAGTAGCTATTGTAAGTACAAATTTCAATGACAAAGCTGTTGGGTTAACTATAAATTCATTTTCATCATTATCTCTTGATCCGGCAATGGTAATTTGGAACCTTTCTGTTAAATCATCGGCAAAAAATATATTTACAAATTGCAATAACTATGTAATACAAATCTTATCTAATCAACAAATTCATCTTGCAAAAATTTTCTCTAAAAAAAATATTTTTGAAAGATTTGATACCGTAAAAAAAATAATGTCTCCAAGTGGAACTTTTATGATAAATGATAATTTTACTGCATGGTTTGACTGTTACAATTACAAACAATATGTTGAAGGAGATCATATTATTATGATAGGAAAAGTCGAATATCTTTTTTATTCAGAACTTAATCCTTTAATTTTTTACAATGGAAGACTAAATGAAAATTTCAATTCCTAA
- the tsaE gene encoding tRNA (adenosine(37)-N6)-threonylcarbamoyltransferase complex ATPase subunit type 1 TsaE, translating to MNNYNIDLFLPKSNNTDCFAKILATTILNHNKKPIRLYLKGEIGTGKTTFARSFLKTIGVIDKIKSPSYSILEQYNIKNLNIYHFDFYRINNQLEFLDLGFKDLLDEKAIFIIEWPEKTKELLPIPDIEIFFQCYKEGRIAKILAQTIQGIEWIKIMEIKKTNL from the coding sequence ATGAATAACTATAATATAGACTTGTTTTTACCGAAGTCCAATAATACTGATTGTTTTGCAAAGATACTAGCCACAACTATACTAAATCATAATAAAAAACCTATTAGACTTTATCTAAAAGGAGAAATTGGTACAGGAAAAACTACTTTTGCAAGATCATTTTTAAAAACAATTGGAGTTATAGATAAAATTAAAAGCCCAAGCTACTCTATTTTAGAGCAATATAATATTAAAAATTTGAATATATATCATTTTGATTTTTATAGAATAAATAATCAGTTAGAATTCCTAGATCTAGGTTTCAAAGATTTATTAGATGAAAAAGCAATATTTATAATAGAATGGCCAGAAAAAACTAAAGAATTGCTACCTATACCTGATATAGAAATTTTTTTTCAATGTTATAAGGAAGGAAGAATAGCTAAAATATTAGCCCAAACAATACAGGGAATAGAATGGATCAAGATAATGGAGATAAAAAAAACAAATCTCTAA
- a CDS encoding N-acetylmuramoyl-L-alanine amidase has product MKRQFIILISLIILSLLFPKIGFSHSNKVLSIRLWPSEEYVRIIVESSKYLNHKSFFLKNPNRLVLDIENIEIDSTIIKNIENIKITNSYIENIRIGKRNLNNFRLVFDLKEKIDSQIFTLKPIASYKYRTILDLYPKITNDPIKAIIYNQKEYRNNKLEEIITNLIKDNDHCDEKNNNINLTNQKIIIVIDPGHGGEDPGAIGVNGTKEKDIVLSIAKKIETLLKTQNNIVTYLTRNDDCFVPLTIRTQKARLLKANLFISIHANSWIEPGTNGASVFALSKDKSSSIQAKWLADKENKSDLIGGVNLHNQDEKIAKILLDLSTAAQIKDSKRIGAILLKELEKISKLHSKDVEQAEFAILQIPDIPSILVETAFISNPKEEKLLNSDQHQNKIANAIFKTIIKYFKIECNSN; this is encoded by the coding sequence ATGAAACGACAATTTATAATCCTGATTTCATTAATAATCTTATCTCTCTTATTTCCTAAAATAGGTTTCTCACACTCTAACAAGGTACTATCAATTAGGTTATGGCCCTCAGAAGAATATGTAAGAATAATAGTTGAATCATCAAAATACTTAAATCATAAAAGTTTTTTTTTGAAAAATCCCAACAGATTAGTTTTAGATATAGAAAATATAGAAATAGATTCTACTATAATAAAAAATATAGAAAATATTAAAATTACCAATTCTTATATTGAAAATATAAGAATTGGTAAAAGAAACTTGAACAACTTTAGACTAGTATTCGATTTAAAAGAAAAAATTGATTCTCAAATATTCACTCTAAAACCAATAGCTAGTTACAAATATAGGACCATTTTAGATTTATACCCAAAAATTACAAATGACCCAATTAAAGCAATCATATATAATCAAAAAGAATATAGAAATAATAAATTAGAAGAAATAATAACAAATCTTATAAAAGATAATGACCATTGTGATGAAAAAAACAATAATATAAATTTAACAAATCAAAAAATCATAATAGTAATTGATCCTGGTCATGGTGGAGAAGATCCTGGAGCTATAGGAGTTAATGGAACAAAGGAAAAAGATATAGTCTTATCAATAGCAAAAAAAATAGAAACATTATTAAAAACACAAAATAATATTGTGACTTACTTAACTAGAAATGATGATTGTTTTGTGCCTCTAACTATACGCACACAAAAAGCTAGGCTTTTAAAAGCAAATCTTTTTATTTCTATCCACGCAAATTCATGGATAGAACCTGGAACAAATGGAGCCTCAGTATTTGCATTATCAAAAGATAAGTCATCTAGCATACAAGCTAAATGGCTTGCTGACAAAGAAAATAAATCTGACTTAATAGGTGGAGTTAATTTACATAATCAAGATGAAAAAATAGCTAAAATATTACTAGATTTATCTACTGCTGCACAAATTAAAGATTCAAAAAGAATAGGAGCCATATTACTAAAAGAATTAGAAAAAATTAGCAAATTACATAGTAAAGATGTAGAACAAGCAGAATTTGCAATTTTACAAATTCCTGATATACCATCTATTCTAGTAGAAACAGCTTTTATTAGTAATCCCAAAGAAGAAAAATTACTAAATTCAGATCAACATCAAAATAAAATAGCTAATGCTATTTTTAAAACCATTATTAAGTATTTTAAAATAGAGTGTAACTCAAATTAA
- the mutL gene encoding DNA mismatch repair endonuclease MutL: MNKNLIYKNRAILKLSDLLVSQIAAGEIIDRPSSIVKELLENSIDAKSTSIEIYIDGGGIKQIIVIDNGQGISKQDLAMAITRHATSKIYNLEELNSTLSLGFRGEALASISSISDLTIISRTIKSQNAWQINSKTQKILPALGLPGTTIKVQQIFDNIPARRKFLKSEGTEWLHCLSIIEKIAISHPQICFKIFHNKKLQKQWMANDTYSRIKDIFGKKISDTYLKIDQSSNDIRIRGIISQSIDNQLKSHYQYLYVNDRYVQDRIVNHAIKSAYQDILHHNSKLSFIIFIYINPNLIDVNIHPQKNEVKFRDSNAIYKFIRTVINKTISNNSNQIISKQIEDEIIENIVEDNYKQVNIEYSAFKNTNNNNIFENNSKTQQSQIKQNNKEYPLGLAIAQIHGIYILSQNKNGLIIIDAHAAHERIIYEKLKKSFVNHSIQIQKLISPINIEVKEEFLEIVKNHQSDLLSLGFDISCNIAKSYISIKHIPSIIKLNNLEEVLLNIFNEINLIGQSCSILENYNKILATIACHCSIRANRILNLEEMNSLLRQMELTEKSDYCNHGRPTWVQLSIKQIDKFFLRGK; encoded by the coding sequence ATGAATAAAAATTTAATTTACAAAAATCGTGCAATATTAAAACTCTCAGACTTATTAGTGAGTCAAATAGCTGCAGGAGAAATTATAGATAGACCATCTTCAATTGTAAAAGAATTGCTAGAAAACTCTATCGATGCAAAGTCAACGTCTATAGAAATTTATATTGATGGTGGAGGCATAAAACAAATAATAGTAATTGATAATGGTCAAGGAATAAGCAAACAAGATTTAGCAATGGCGATTACTAGACATGCAACAAGCAAAATATATAACCTAGAAGAATTAAATTCTACATTATCACTAGGTTTTCGAGGAGAAGCATTAGCTTCTATCAGTTCAATATCTGATTTAACTATCATTTCCCGTACAATCAAATCACAAAATGCTTGGCAAATTAACTCAAAAACACAAAAAATACTTCCTGCCCTAGGTTTGCCTGGAACAACAATTAAAGTACAACAGATTTTTGATAATATACCAGCACGCCGAAAATTTCTTAAATCTGAAGGAACAGAATGGCTTCATTGTCTATCTATAATAGAAAAAATAGCAATATCACACCCACAAATATGTTTTAAAATATTTCATAATAAAAAACTACAAAAACAATGGATGGCTAATGATACATATAGTAGAATCAAGGATATTTTTGGAAAAAAAATCTCAGATACATATCTTAAAATAGATCAATCAAGTAATGATATAAGGATTAGAGGTATTATTTCTCAATCAATTGATAATCAATTAAAATCACACTACCAATATTTATATGTAAATGATAGATATGTGCAAGATAGGATCGTAAATCATGCTATAAAATCAGCATATCAAGATATACTACACCACAATAGCAAATTATCATTTATTATATTTATTTATATTAATCCTAATCTAATAGATGTAAATATTCACCCACAAAAAAATGAAGTAAAATTTCGTGATAGCAATGCAATTTACAAATTTATAAGAACAGTAATTAATAAAACTATTTCTAATAATAGTAATCAAATTATTTCTAAACAGATAGAAGATGAAATAATAGAAAATATTGTTGAAGATAACTACAAACAAGTAAATATAGAATATTCTGCATTTAAGAATACAAATAATAATAATATTTTTGAAAATAATTCAAAAACACAACAATCACAAATAAAGCAGAATAATAAAGAATATCCACTTGGTTTAGCAATAGCACAGATACATGGTATATACATATTATCTCAAAATAAAAATGGACTAATTATAATAGATGCACATGCAGCACATGAACGTATAATATATGAAAAACTTAAAAAATCGTTTGTTAATCATTCAATACAGATACAAAAGCTTATTTCTCCTATAAATATAGAAGTTAAAGAAGAATTTTTAGAGATTGTTAAAAATCATCAATCTGATTTATTAAGTCTTGGGTTCGATATAAGTTGTAACATAGCTAAATCTTATATTTCTATAAAACATATTCCATCTATAATAAAACTAAACAATCTTGAAGAAGTACTATTAAATATCTTTAATGAAATTAATTTAATAGGACAGTCATGCTCTATTCTGGAAAATTATAATAAAATACTAGCTACAATTGCATGTCATTGTTCTATAAGGGCAAATCGTATATTAAATCTAGAGGAAATGAATAGCTTGTTAAGACAGATGGAACTTACAGAAAAATCTGACTATTGTAATCATGGAAGACCTACATGGGTTCAACTGAGCATTAAACAAATTGATAAATTCTTTTTAAGAGGTAAATAA
- the miaA gene encoding tRNA (adenosine(37)-N6)-dimethylallyltransferase MiaA, whose protein sequence is MICLTGPTASGKTAIAIELSKYWPIEIINMDSATIYKGMDIGSAKPSREEQIITKQHLIDIIDPIESYSAASFCSDTSNLLSDILERKKIPIIAGGTMMYYKSLREGIDDLPTSNRIMRQMIEEKANKNGWPFLHDYLKKIDPTTASKIGVRDKQRIQRSLEVFFTTGKPLSSLLKIRNNQLTHNKYKYITISLEPSNRSILHDRITKRFNTMIQNGLLEEVASLFKRGDLNTTIPSIRCVGYRQLWEYFEGKNSLEIAIEKSIIATRQLAKKQMTWLRSQPERIIIDCLDKNYNKKTIDALAPIVENNYKNSK, encoded by the coding sequence ATTATTTGTCTTACTGGCCCAACAGCTTCGGGAAAAACTGCTATTGCTATAGAATTATCTAAATACTGGCCAATAGAAATTATTAATATGGATTCAGCCACTATTTATAAAGGAATGGATATAGGATCTGCTAAACCATCTAGGGAAGAACAAATAATAACTAAACAACACCTGATAGATATAATTGACCCAATTGAATCATATTCAGCAGCAAGTTTTTGTTCTGATACATCAAATTTATTATCAGATATTTTAGAAAGAAAAAAAATCCCTATAATAGCTGGTGGAACGATGATGTACTATAAATCTTTAAGAGAAGGTATTGATGATTTACCTACATCAAATCGAATCATGCGTCAAATGATAGAAGAGAAAGCCAATAAAAATGGATGGCCTTTTCTACATGATTATTTAAAAAAAATAGATCCTACTACAGCAAGTAAAATAGGTGTTAGAGATAAACAAAGAATACAAAGATCGTTAGAGGTTTTTTTTACAACAGGAAAACCATTATCAAGTTTACTGAAAATCAGAAATAATCAATTAACTCATAATAAATATAAATATATAACTATCAGTTTAGAGCCATCAAATAGATCTATTCTACATGATAGAATAACTAAAAGATTCAACACAATGATACAAAATGGACTTTTAGAAGAAGTAGCTTCTCTTTTTAAGAGAGGTGATCTAAACACAACAATACCATCGATAAGATGTGTTGGATATAGACAATTATGGGAATATTTTGAAGGAAAAAACTCCTTAGAAATTGCCATTGAAAAAAGCATAATAGCAACTAGACAATTAGCTAAAAAACAGATGACTTGGTTAAGATCGCAGCCAGAAAGAATTATTATAGATTGTTTAGATAAAAACTATAATAAAAAAACTATAGACGCCTTAGCACCTATAGTTGAAAACAATTATAAAAATAGCAAGTAA
- the purM gene encoding phosphoribosylformylglycinamidine cyclo-ligase: protein MSNLNSTSLNYRDAGVDIDAGEALISKIKPFAAKTTRPEVLTGIGGFGALFEVPKKFVNPVLVSGTDGVGTKLRLAFEWNSHGTVGIDLVAMSVNDILVQGAEPLFFLDYFACGKLSVDIASSVIAGIAKGCELSGCALIGGETAEMPGMYPDGEYDLAGFAVGAVEKSSIINGSSIDVGDIILGLTSSGAHSNGYSLIRKIIDVTDSKPYQDFYGQPLIDVVMAPTKIYVKSILSVINKFSKGIKGLAHITGGGLLDNIPRILNQNISAKLYRDSWRMPDLFSWLQKSGNIKDNEMYRVFNCGIGMVLVVPRNQADEIMSDLLANGEDVVKIGEIVSREKDMSSTYVV, encoded by the coding sequence ATGTCTAATTTAAATTCTACTTCCTTAAATTATCGTGATGCAGGTGTTGATATAGATGCAGGTGAAGCTTTAATTAGTAAAATAAAGCCTTTTGCAGCTAAGACAACACGTCCTGAAGTATTGACTGGTATAGGAGGATTCGGTGCTTTATTTGAAGTTCCAAAAAAATTTGTTAATCCAGTTTTGGTGTCTGGTACAGATGGAGTTGGAACGAAATTACGTTTAGCTTTTGAATGGAATTCACATGGTACAGTAGGTATAGATTTAGTTGCGATGAGTGTAAATGATATATTAGTACAAGGTGCTGAACCGTTATTTTTTTTAGATTATTTTGCTTGTGGTAAACTGTCAGTAGATATCGCTTCTTCTGTGATAGCTGGCATTGCTAAGGGTTGTGAACTATCAGGTTGTGCATTGATAGGTGGTGAAACAGCAGAGATGCCTGGAATGTATCCAGATGGTGAATATGATCTTGCTGGATTTGCTGTTGGTGCTGTCGAAAAATCATCAATTATAAATGGTAGTTCAATAGATGTTGGAGATATTATTTTAGGCCTAACTTCTAGTGGAGCTCATTCTAATGGGTATTCTTTAATTAGAAAAATTATAGATGTAACTGATTCTAAACCTTATCAAGATTTTTATGGTCAGCCACTTATTGATGTAGTAATGGCTCCAACTAAAATTTATGTTAAATCAATCTTATCTGTAATTAATAAGTTCAGTAAAGGGATTAAAGGGTTAGCTCATATTACTGGAGGAGGGTTGTTAGATAATATTCCTAGAATTTTAAACCAAAATATTTCAGCTAAATTATATAGGGATTCTTGGAGAATGCCTGATCTATTCAGTTGGCTCCAAAAATCTGGAAATATAAAAGATAATGAAATGTACAGAGTTTTTAACTGTGGGATTGGTATGGTTTTAGTAGTTCCTAGAAATCAAGCAGATGAAATAATGAGTGATCTTTTGGCTAATGGTGAAGATGTAGTCAAAATAGGTGAAATAGTAAGTAGAGAAAAAGATATGTCTAGTACTTATGTAGTCTAA
- a CDS encoding DnaA regulatory inactivator Hda, protein MKQHQLILNILPNIEPSLSNYILGINTEALHAVKSITGGRALYIWGEKGSGKSHILRAITKERNSAYINYKNCYEIFDLAINNEVESIPKLIAIDDVHLLNNSQQSGLFSLYNRWRELSQTEKSFAMILSGDKKPILMNIREDLRTRLGWDISFRIETLSDKDKLNALKTLGNKLGIRNLDNVIQWMLKYCNRDIKYLMNLLILLNKYSISTKRPITVNLLRTMLKESEYIQI, encoded by the coding sequence ATGAAACAACATCAGCTTATTTTAAATATACTACCTAATATTGAACCATCTTTATCTAATTATATTTTAGGAATAAACACTGAAGCATTACATGCTGTTAAATCAATAACAGGAGGAAGAGCTTTATATATATGGGGCGAGAAAGGTTCTGGAAAAAGCCATATATTACGTGCAATTACTAAGGAGAGAAACAGCGCATATATTAATTATAAAAATTGCTATGAAATATTCGATCTAGCAATTAATAATGAAGTAGAATCTATTCCGAAGTTGATAGCTATAGATGATGTTCATCTGCTCAATAATAGCCAACAATCTGGACTATTTAGTCTATATAATCGTTGGCGTGAACTGTCACAAACTGAAAAATCTTTTGCTATGATTTTATCTGGTGATAAAAAACCAATACTAATGAATATAAGAGAAGATCTAAGAACTCGTCTAGGATGGGATATATCATTTCGTATTGAAACATTATCAGATAAAGACAAATTAAATGCGTTAAAAACCTTAGGAAATAAACTAGGAATTAGAAATCTAGATAATGTTATCCAATGGATGTTAAAATATTGTAACCGAGATATAAAATATCTCATGAATCTATTAATTCTATTAAATAAATACTCAATTTCGACAAAACGTCCTATTACTGTAAATTTACTTAGAACCATGCTAAAAGAATCGGAGTATATCCAGATATGA
- a CDS encoding HAD family hydrolase encodes MNNNLALFDLDHTLIPIDSDYQWANFLARTGRTGTTPEIAIKLNNELMEKYNQGKLSIEESAEFMLGLLKIHTPYDLSKFHEEFMQKIVRPSIKNPAIDIVEKHLKQGDLCAIVTATNNFVTIPIARAFGIPYLIATEAEYINGRYTGKFIGTPSFREGKVIRVNQWLSTLNYSFDNFKKTYFYSDSINDLPLLEKVTNPIATNPSKKLRNIAQQKNWETIDIFENLDDNKS; translated from the coding sequence ATGAACAATAATCTTGCCCTATTCGACCTAGATCATACCTTGATACCTATAGATAGTGATTATCAATGGGCTAATTTCCTAGCAAGAACAGGAAGAACTGGGACAACACCAGAAATAGCAATTAAACTAAATAATGAATTAATGGAGAAGTATAATCAAGGCAAATTATCAATAGAAGAATCTGCAGAATTTATGCTTGGTTTACTAAAAATACATACTCCTTATGATTTATCAAAATTTCATGAAGAGTTTATGCAAAAAATAGTTAGACCTTCAATAAAAAATCCAGCAATAGATATTGTAGAAAAACATTTAAAACAAGGTGACCTTTGTGCAATAGTAACTGCTACCAATAATTTTGTAACTATACCAATAGCTAGAGCATTTGGAATACCATACTTGATAGCAACAGAGGCTGAATATATTAATGGTAGATATACAGGAAAATTTATTGGTACTCCTAGCTTCAGAGAGGGTAAAGTTATTCGCGTAAATCAATGGTTATCTACTTTAAATTATAGTTTTGATAATTTTAAAAAAACATATTTCTACAGTGACTCTATAAATGATCTTCCTTTACTAGAAAAAGTGACTAATCCAATAGCCACTAACCCTAGTAAAAAACTTAGGAATATAGCTCAACAAAAAAATTGGGAAACCATAGATATTTTTGAAAATTTAGATGACAATAAATCTTAA
- the pcnB gene encoding polynucleotide adenylyltransferase PcnB: protein MLTKIIHKICYFFGYMKPKIVKKNKHNINIDDISTNAIKVCETLQKAGFMSYIVGGAIRDLIIGLKPKDFDITTNASPEEVKSLFRRAYIIGKRFRIVHVIMGKELIEISTFRSNPLEKDEFGRILKDNSFGSHQEDASRRDFTINSLYYNPMKQEIIDYYSGLKDLEHKKIRIIGNAVEKYREDPVRMLRAVRLSTKINGTLEKNTNFEIDILKDLITNIPQARLFDEIIKILTCGNSFSCLEQLHVKNILHNLIPSLNKTFTNKKDINFIKIALDNTDYRLSTNKSISPGFLLAIILWEPTKSLWIELLSKQNNSFLSMDQASDKVLFDQSRTLKIHKRITIDAKEIWLMQARLEAKNIKNYYRIIENTKFRAALDFMQLRAQAKEIDNVLSNWWLDFYKANDDLRKQMIIERQNKKSKKKKTKDN, encoded by the coding sequence ATGTTGACAAAAATAATTCATAAAATATGCTATTTTTTCGGATATATGAAACCTAAAATAGTAAAAAAAAATAAACATAATATAAATATAGACGATATATCAACTAATGCTATAAAAGTATGTGAAACTCTACAAAAAGCAGGATTTATGTCTTATATAGTAGGAGGGGCTATTAGAGATTTGATTATTGGATTGAAACCTAAAGACTTTGATATAACAACAAATGCTAGCCCAGAAGAAGTTAAGTCACTATTTAGAAGAGCTTATATAATTGGCAAACGTTTTAGAATTGTCCATGTAATTATGGGGAAAGAACTTATAGAAATTTCAACTTTTAGATCAAATCCTTTGGAAAAAGATGAGTTTGGACGTATTTTAAAAGATAATTCCTTCGGCTCACATCAAGAAGATGCATCAAGAAGAGATTTTACTATAAACTCACTGTACTATAATCCTATGAAACAAGAAATAATTGATTATTATTCTGGATTAAAAGACCTAGAACATAAAAAAATTAGAATAATAGGAAATGCTGTAGAAAAATATAGAGAAGATCCTGTAAGAATGCTAAGAGCTGTAAGATTATCCACTAAAATTAATGGAACTCTAGAAAAAAACACCAATTTTGAAATAGATATATTAAAAGATCTGATTACTAATATCCCGCAAGCAAGATTATTTGATGAAATAATTAAAATTCTTACATGTGGAAATTCTTTTTCTTGTCTAGAACAATTACATGTTAAGAATATATTACATAACTTAATTCCATCATTAAATAAAACATTTACAAATAAAAAAGATATTAACTTCATAAAAATTGCATTGGATAATACTGATTATAGACTATCAACAAATAAAAGCATAAGCCCTGGATTTCTATTAGCTATAATACTTTGGGAACCAACAAAATCTTTATGGATCGAATTACTATCTAAACAAAATAATTCTTTTTTATCAATGGACCAAGCATCAGACAAAGTGCTATTTGATCAATCAAGAACTCTAAAAATACATAAAAGAATCACTATCGATGCAAAAGAAATTTGGTTAATGCAAGCAAGATTAGAAGCAAAAAATATAAAAAATTATTATAGAATCATCGAAAATACTAAATTCAGGGCTGCATTAGATTTTATGCAATTAAGAGCACAAGCAAAAGAGATAGATAATGTATTATCAAATTGGTGGCTTGATTTTTATAAAGCTAATGATGATTTAAGAAAACAAATGATCATAGAAAGACAAAATAAAAAATCAAAAAAAAAAAAAACAAAAGATAATTAA